The DNA sequence GTTTAGGTGCTTTTCTTTGTCATTTTGAACTAAATTGTTGAAATTTTGAATACCTTTTGAGCTTGTTTTGGGAATATTTCATTTCTGATCATTCTCTCCAATTTAGGTCCGTTTGTTGTTTAATCTTAGCCTTCTGCTTGTTTTACCTGTTCTTTCTTCCTTGCATGGTGATCTGGTTTATTTGTTAGATTCTTCACCTCTTAGACTCACAACCAAGCCCTCAAAGCACTCTGATCCTGCATTCGTTTACTTTGTTATTGTGAATTAGTGAAAGGCCTCTAAAACATTTTTATGCAAATTTGGCGCTTGCATGAACAATCTGCTGTGTCGTTAGAAGACTTGGGCTTTCTCATAGTTTAGATTCTTTTTTGAGGTGAGTGTCGTTCTCCTCCTGTTGACAATTATTGTCTGTCTTTGTTCCCCGATTCCCCCAGTTGTTGTGATCGTTATAAAGCACCAATGTTTCAAGAAGAAGGGTCTTCGTCTGTTACTTCATCACCTCTCCAATTATTTTCCATGATGTCACCTCCACCAAGCTTAGGATCACCGTACCCGTGGCTTAAAGAACTTAAATCCGAAGAGCGGGGTTTGTACTTGATCCACTTATTGCTCACTTGTGCAAATCATGTTGCTGCTGGTAGTCTTGAAAATGCAAATATTGCCCTTGAGCAGATCTCCCTACTTGCTTCTCCTGATGGTGATACCATGCAGCGCATGGCTGCATACTTCACTGAAGCACTTGCTGATAGAATCCTAAAAGCTTGGCCTGGTCTTCACAAAGCCCTTAATTCCACTAGAATATCTTTGGTGTCGGAAGAAATTCTTGTTCAGAAACTGTTTTTTGAGATGTTTCCCTTCTTGAAGGTGGCCTTTGTGCTCACAAACCAGGCCATTATTGAAGCTATGGAAGGGGAAAAGGTGGTTCATATCGTTGACCTGAATGCTGCTGAACCTGCCCAATGGGTTGCTCTTATTCAAGTTTTGAGTACACGACCTGAAGGCCCACCCCATTTGAGAATTACCGGGGTCCATCAACAGAAAGAGGTACTGGATCAAATGGCGTATAGACTGACCGAAGAAGCTGAAAAATTGGATATACCATTTCAGTTCAATGCCGTGGTTAGCAAATTAGATAATCTGGATTTTGAAAAGCTCCGTGTGAAAACTGGGGAGGCTCTAGCAATCTGCTCAGTTCTCCAATTGCATTCCTTGTTGGCCTTCGATGATGAACTCTTGAGAAAGAAATCCCCAGTAGCATCAAAGAATCTGAATGGAATTCACTTACCTAGAGTCCTGCAGATTAACCAAAGCACACTTGGTGAGCTGCTCGAGAAAGATTTAGTTAACGGGCATAGCCAGAGTCCTGATTCAGCCTCTTCATCACCCATATCCTCTAATCCTTCGGCAAAGATGGATAACCTTCTTAATGCCTTGTGGGGTTTCACACCAAAGCTCATGATAATAACAGAACAAGATTCTAACCACAATGGATCAACTCTAATGGAGAGGCTTTTGGAAGCTCTTCACTCCTATGCAGCATTGTTTGACTGTTTGGAGTCTACTGCACCGAGAACATCATTGGAGAGATTGAAGTTAGAGAAGATGCTGTTTGGGGAGGAAATTAAGAACATTATAGCATGTGAAGGATCTGAGAGGAAAGAAAGGCATGAAAAGCTTGGGAAGTGGATTCAAAGGTTTGATTTGGCTGGGTTTGGGAATGTGCCTTTAAGCTATTACGGTATGTTGCAGGCAACAAGATTGTTGCAAGGTTTTGGTTGTGATGGGTATAAGGTCAAGGAAGAGAACGGTTGTGTGGTAATATGCTGGCAAGACCGAGCTTTGTTTTCAGTATCGGCTTGGAGGTGTAAAAGATGAGATTTTCAGAAATTCTGATCTCCCAGGTTTTAGTACttgttctttccttttttgtgtGAAAGAATTTTGTTAGCCTGCAATTGAATACTGTTAAAGAGTGTTCTAAATGGTCTTTCACTTAGCCAGCCTAAAAAATAGGCTGTCTTCTTTTATTACCTAcatacagaatttgtttaatTCTTCTCATTTTATATCTAATGGAACCTTTAACTAATGTTTGGTTTGTATCTGTATAAAGTCttgtatttatcaaaattgtTGTCCGAGCACATTCTTGTGCTGTTGTGCACATGAATTTCTAGTGTTTCAGTCGAATTGCATGGCTTTAAACTTTGTTCTGCAGCAATGCTCGCATCTGGTTTGATCATTTCTGCATTGAAAATTAAACCATCATGTTTctgtttttatttagaaatttattgCAGACAAAAGAAACGTACGTCAGAATAGTTCACACCATTGTCTAAATTAGCAATGATAATGCTTAATGAACTGCAGTATAGACTTTGCAGCATATTTTCTCTCATTCTGTCATTGTTTCACCAATGTGCAAAGTTTCAAGTCTCGTCAGTTTGTGAGATAACTTTTCTGATCAAATATTTCCCGATCTCGAATCGCAGTAAAATACTACAAATAATTAGGAAGACTCTTTAGAGTCCGTAGCAATAACAAATATGATtgaaaaactctatttattatcctttttattattattttcatatcatttctTGACATGGCATTAAATGATTGGCTCACAAGTAGAATATAATAAatggtttttaattatttaatatcatattatgaaatagtgagaagatgatgataaaatgaatgatgagaaacattAGTTAAAAAGATTATTAGAATTGAGCAACCATGACAATGATAAACAAttgttgtaaaaataattacaagatGGTAATATTCAATAATATCTATGAGATAGATAATTATGACAAAATGACATCTCACCAGACAAAATGACAGAATTCTTTAACAAGTCAAAATATCCATTGGCTAAAGAGTTCTAAAGGAgattgaaaagaataaagaaagagTCCACTTCATGAAAGATTGATGTTCTATCTTTTACCAAATATCTCTTGctgtaccaaaaaaaaaaaaaacaaccgtCTTAGGCCACCAATTTAAAGCAAATTGAGAAGCTGACCAATAAATTAgataagaaaaaattagaataatttgcatcaataataataaattatttatttaataatattgacaGGACAGCACCTCAGGAGAGTTTAGCCACTGATAATTATAACAATAAGGTTGAACACCTCTTGGTGCAAATAATTTTGAGGTCACACCTTTGATGAAAAGTGAGAGATTTAATCAGTTTAgtataagaaaatttttaaaagtgcGGTGCACGGGACTGAAAATTACCCTGCAGGACCTTGGAGAGATTTCctgacataaaaaaaataaataagtaacaATAACATTAATAATAGATGGTTCATGAAGTGACGAATGGGTTGATGATAAGGGCAAATTGCCACCGGCCAGCTAGAGCTCATCATGTATCCAATTGCAGCAAAATAGCATCACCAAAAGTGTTTCTTCATAGTCAAAAGCCCATAACAAAACAATGAAATGCATTATTTTTAGAGTTTtgttattcattattttcacaTAACAcacttatctttatttttaaatttttttaattttattctttttaaactaattaaattcttttacttatcatctatacactatacctttggtaagagaaaaaataaaaaataaaaatattaaattatatataatgtatagtgtgaagatgatgaatagaattttttttatatttattaaatgggCCTTGGAGCAACCGTATTGGAAGACCCGACAGTCATTGGATTTGGGAGAGTTCCTCAGCCAAGTTTTGATatttataagttaaataaaaataatattaaatacagtttTAGAGTgtaatttatgtatatttttttaaaaaatagtttattaataaaataataatttttttcacgtGAATTTtcgatttatctatttttttaaaaaaaaatatgcgagATTTATACATTCAATATAAAtaccatttttctaaaaaaaaaaaaaatttaaatcatgCATATGGAGTTTGGACCatcattcatatatattatattaattatttaagagAGAATTCATATGATTATTTGCTTTGATTTCAATCACAATagatgaaaatcaaaatatttttcataacaaaagaaagatcaaacatatattttagTGGGCTCCACTACCTctgcataataaaaatatatttcgcAAAAGACTAGATCGAGGGCCATTAATTTTGGCTTTATTTTTACGGTATAATGATATtgatattgttgagtttaagatgaCATGCAGTTTATGTAATCATGCCTTGGGAACTGTATAGCCTGAAAGAATGATATCAAAATACTAATTTACTTGGGCgctttgagaaaaaaaaattgagtaatgctatTATGTATACTTGTTGGTTATGTAAGCGttgagtaatatttttttttttttaaattgagtttattattaaaaattaatgtttttttttcatgtgaatcatGTACTTAATCTATTTTTTCGAAGAAATTGTGCGGCGGTGCTTACAAACTTtacgattgcaaatatcatttcttaaaagAATCATACGTGCCATTAGGATTATAGCCATTAGGATGATAGaaagatttaataaaaataaattgacaaaCTAACTAGATATCATATATTCAATttactttatattaaaaagaaatttacaatCTGATATACTATAACACTAGAACAAGttgcatttttataaaatctatttgtcaACTAGGTCAATTACTGATTCCTAGAGGACGAGAGCAGCTAGCCACCCCACCCCTCATACTTGCATTGACCAAGGGCCGCATATGGACCCTAGCACCCGACACCCAACCCACATAGACCGATAACCGTAACGGCCAAGCAGGTGAATGGCGTTGTAGCCCATCTGAAATTTGCCAAACAACCAAAATTCGCCGTTGTAGAGACCCACGACTCGTCGTGGCCGTGGCTCTCTGAGCAAACACACAACCACATCATGGCTAGTGGGTCGAGGCAAAGAACCATGACCAGTCATGATCGTGAGTcgtcaaagaagaagaaaaagaagtgcTACGAGTCTAGGTCAACAATTAAGTAAGAGATGAAGAAGATAGGGATGGCGGGAGggattgagagagaaaagagaaggggagaattgaaaaagttaaggattttatttttcttatataccCTATGCAGGTGGGCTACCCACTAGGGGTGTACATAAAACTACCAAACCGCAAGATGCTGGAACCAGCTGACACCGGTCAAAAACCGGTTGGAGGTCAAGTGAAATATATAGGAACCAACGTCAGTTGGTTCGG is a window from the Carya illinoinensis cultivar Pawnee chromosome 14, C.illinoinensisPawnee_v1, whole genome shotgun sequence genome containing:
- the LOC122294471 gene encoding scarecrow-like protein 3, with the protein product MFQEEGSSSVTSSPLQLFSMMSPPPSLGSPYPWLKELKSEERGLYLIHLLLTCANHVAAGSLENANIALEQISLLASPDGDTMQRMAAYFTEALADRILKAWPGLHKALNSTRISLVSEEILVQKLFFEMFPFLKVAFVLTNQAIIEAMEGEKVVHIVDLNAAEPAQWVALIQVLSTRPEGPPHLRITGVHQQKEVLDQMAYRLTEEAEKLDIPFQFNAVVSKLDNLDFEKLRVKTGEALAICSVLQLHSLLAFDDELLRKKSPVASKNLNGIHLPRVLQINQSTLGELLEKDLVNGHSQSPDSASSSPISSNPSAKMDNLLNALWGFTPKLMIITEQDSNHNGSTLMERLLEALHSYAALFDCLESTAPRTSLERLKLEKMLFGEEIKNIIACEGSERKERHEKLGKWIQRFDLAGFGNVPLSYYGMLQATRLLQGFGCDGYKVKEENGCVVICWQDRALFSVSAWRCKR